In a single window of the Streptacidiphilus sp. P02-A3a genome:
- a CDS encoding DNA adenine methylase encodes MELARLAELLGTGDAIDSQARPLSSDLMAISHELAHGRYQSPLRYPGAKSSLAPVIARVITSAKQSSVVPEINLLVEPFAGGASASLRMVGEGVVDRILLADADPLVTAFWQTAAEDTERLVDRMYDEWKRFVREGGATAVGRWDYWQSWTPPVNMTARNRRLGAAIKCLFLNRTTFSGILHGKAGPIGGRAQASKYPIGCRWNPEAIAERLRYVGHLYDVGRIVDVWRKDWRQTLDDVPEYYPHLLPSRVVAYLDPPYVEKSSLLYRTSFDPRGGYGGDGLGASRPADDSLHLSLADYLRTKAQFRWLLSYDNHPMLTQSTWLYAHDRMNPSVLDREVLGVRSWRISKRLVTTRYTAAGRVGKRSADELLITTLPPATIPTDSQLRSFDGFDATSL; translated from the coding sequence ATGGAGCTCGCCCGTCTTGCTGAGCTCCTGGGCACTGGCGATGCAATAGACAGCCAGGCAAGGCCACTTTCCAGTGACTTGATGGCCATCTCGCACGAACTGGCGCACGGCCGCTACCAGTCACCCCTTCGCTATCCCGGTGCCAAGTCGTCACTCGCCCCTGTGATCGCACGAGTCATCACGTCAGCGAAGCAGTCGAGCGTGGTTCCCGAGATCAACCTGCTCGTGGAGCCGTTCGCCGGCGGCGCTTCGGCATCCCTGCGCATGGTCGGCGAGGGTGTGGTCGACCGGATTTTGCTGGCGGACGCTGATCCACTTGTGACCGCCTTCTGGCAGACCGCAGCTGAAGACACAGAACGTCTAGTGGATCGAATGTACGATGAGTGGAAGCGTTTTGTGCGTGAAGGCGGAGCCACGGCTGTAGGCCGGTGGGACTATTGGCAAAGCTGGACGCCTCCGGTTAACATGACGGCACGGAATCGCCGTTTGGGGGCTGCCATTAAGTGCCTATTCCTTAACCGAACGACCTTTTCTGGAATTTTGCATGGAAAAGCAGGTCCTATCGGCGGCAGGGCGCAGGCGAGCAAGTACCCAATTGGATGCCGCTGGAACCCGGAGGCAATCGCTGAACGTCTCCGATACGTTGGTCACCTCTATGACGTTGGGCGCATTGTAGATGTGTGGCGTAAGGACTGGCGCCAGACTCTCGATGATGTGCCTGAGTACTATCCGCACCTCCTTCCCTCTCGGGTGGTTGCCTACCTGGATCCTCCATATGTTGAGAAATCATCACTTCTCTATCGAACTTCGTTTGACCCGCGAGGTGGTTATGGCGGCGACGGACTTGGTGCTTCTCGCCCTGCCGATGACTCGCTTCATCTTAGCCTTGCCGATTACCTGCGCACCAAGGCGCAATTCAGATGGTTGCTCAGCTACGACAATCACCCGATGCTAACTCAAAGCACGTGGCTTTATGCACATGATCGCATGAATCCGTCGGTGCTCGACCGCGAGGTTCTCGGTGTGCGCAGCTGGCGAATCAGTAAGCGCCTAGTAACCACACGCTACACAGCGGCAGGTCGTGTTGGTAAGAGATCGGCTGACGAACTTCTGATCACAACTCTTCCGCCGGCCACCATTCCGACTGATTCCCAACTGCGCTCTTTTGACGGGTTTGATGCGACTAGTTTGTGA
- a CDS encoding helix-turn-helix domain-containing protein: MKSSFDFYWFMPLPLRTIDPSRLVARRVELGLTRAALAARAGVSPRMIFFYEEGRHTPTPPRLEQLAAALGCEADALTGAPRGQESLVDLRYAAGLTLDRVAELLRASSAGRELCVSAPKISALENGRQVRGRHWEDPEATGRLLTPLAKAYGVPVRMVLDAWMRTRVDEPAPVLADRRKREPSRAAQATWESLNERQQVYLGEIMRDDRMTATEMWMRRVQRLAVPRAAEWRKLPLTLKAGPSAVGYTRLQERLRQRGVHDPGAGQTVHALERRGLLVITEDTVEHPVGGEVGRVLVEITKRGRAAARAGLGEASEPEPGAHLLSEWLWGVLSRVAAAEPTGLDDDRLAGRSLFFIGVGYAGKPGGQPSRGLVDSVPVLAPGGTHVAEYRWRLTQLGRRHVVEYLDVYRELYPRTNTTGLDGLMGGTR; encoded by the coding sequence ATGAAGTCTTCATTCGACTTCTATTGGTTCATGCCTCTCCCGCTGCGCACGATCGACCCGTCACGACTGGTGGCTCGGCGTGTCGAGCTGGGACTCACGCGCGCGGCGCTGGCCGCAAGGGCTGGGGTCTCGCCCAGGATGATCTTCTTCTACGAAGAGGGCAGGCACACCCCTACGCCGCCTCGCCTGGAGCAGTTGGCGGCTGCTCTTGGGTGTGAGGCGGATGCGCTTACCGGGGCGCCGCGTGGACAGGAGTCGCTGGTCGATCTGAGGTACGCCGCCGGACTGACTCTTGACCGAGTCGCCGAGCTGCTGCGTGCTTCGTCGGCGGGGCGGGAGCTATGTGTCTCAGCGCCCAAGATCTCTGCGCTTGAGAACGGACGGCAGGTCAGGGGACGCCACTGGGAGGACCCTGAGGCGACCGGTCGCCTGCTCACCCCTCTGGCCAAGGCATACGGCGTGCCTGTGCGCATGGTGCTGGACGCGTGGATGCGCACGCGAGTGGACGAGCCCGCACCGGTGCTTGCGGACAGGCGGAAGCGGGAGCCTTCCCGGGCAGCCCAGGCGACATGGGAGTCTTTGAACGAGCGTCAGCAGGTCTATCTGGGCGAGATCATGCGGGACGACCGTATGACGGCGACGGAGATGTGGATGAGGAGGGTCCAGCGCCTGGCTGTGCCGCGGGCGGCCGAGTGGCGCAAGCTGCCGTTGACGCTCAAGGCTGGGCCTTCCGCGGTCGGGTACACCCGGCTTCAGGAGCGGCTTCGTCAGCGCGGAGTGCATGATCCCGGTGCCGGGCAGACGGTGCACGCGTTGGAGCGGCGCGGGTTGCTGGTGATCACCGAGGACACGGTCGAGCATCCCGTTGGCGGGGAGGTCGGGCGAGTGCTGGTCGAGATCACCAAGCGTGGCCGCGCGGCGGCTAGGGCCGGACTCGGTGAAGCGAGCGAACCTGAACCTGGGGCGCACTTGCTCTCGGAGTGGCTCTGGGGGGTCCTGTCCCGCGTCGCAGCTGCCGAACCCACCGGGCTGGACGACGACCGACTGGCGGGCCGTTCGCTCTTCTTTATCGGCGTGGGCTATGCGGGCAAGCCGGGGGGGCAGCCGAGCCGCGGCCTGGTGGACTCTGTTCCGGTCCTGGCACCTGGAGGGACACACGTCGCCGAGTACCGATGGCGGCTGACCCAGCTCGGCCGGCGCCACGTAGTGGAATACCTTGACGTCTACCGAGAACTCTATCCGCGCACTAATACCACAGGCCTCGACGGGCTCATGGGTGGAACGCGGTAG
- a CDS encoding DUF559 domain-containing protein yields MTSIYLAGKIAKNDWRHSLVPLRGAWGSSGGEPEPDWPTISRGILGKFDYIGPFFMSDDHGCGHGSTSHGCGFSGGICGGANPAPHREKIRDLCLAAIDRADIFFAWLDDSTAYGTLVEIGYAYGRGKEIIIASPVEPRLSNDPGELRRANQDWILGDMWFAFSCAKTIIARTPIEALNRLAIATPELESPIEKAFWDAYQKITPAELADLRAQYSVLGGKYRLDFAIPEKKIAIELDGYAWHSSPQSFTRDRARQRDLEFHGWRLIRFSGAEIVNDSSGCVRQAARMVNAWARKV; encoded by the coding sequence ATGACATCGATTTACCTGGCAGGAAAGATCGCCAAGAACGACTGGCGGCACTCCCTGGTTCCCCTGAGGGGTGCCTGGGGTTCGAGCGGAGGCGAGCCTGAGCCGGATTGGCCGACTATCAGCCGAGGAATCCTCGGCAAATTTGACTATATTGGCCCATTCTTTATGAGCGATGACCATGGATGTGGGCATGGATCAACCTCACATGGATGTGGCTTCAGTGGAGGGATCTGCGGAGGGGCAAATCCTGCCCCACATCGCGAGAAAATCAGGGACCTGTGCCTAGCTGCCATAGATCGCGCAGACATCTTCTTTGCCTGGCTTGACGACAGTACGGCATATGGGACACTGGTGGAAATTGGATATGCTTACGGGCGCGGCAAGGAAATCATTATAGCCTCCCCTGTCGAGCCACGACTTTCGAACGACCCCGGCGAATTAAGGCGAGCCAACCAAGACTGGATTCTTGGTGATATGTGGTTCGCCTTCTCTTGCGCTAAGACCATTATCGCGAGAACCCCGATCGAGGCTCTGAATAGGCTAGCAATAGCGACACCCGAGCTCGAATCGCCAATCGAGAAGGCCTTTTGGGATGCCTACCAGAAGATCACCCCTGCGGAGTTGGCTGACCTTCGGGCACAATACTCCGTTCTCGGCGGAAAATATCGGCTGGATTTTGCCATTCCAGAAAAGAAGATTGCAATCGAGCTGGATGGCTACGCCTGGCATTCTTCTCCGCAGTCATTCACTCGGGATCGCGCTCGCCAGCGAGATCTAGAATTCCACGGTTGGCGACTCATTCGCTTTAGCGGAGCAGAGATCGTAAATGATTCTTCCGGCTGCGTTCGCCAGGCAGCCAGAATGGTCAATGCCTGGGCTCGGAAGGTCTAA
- a CDS encoding HEAT repeat domain-containing protein has translation MTVRQWVLALSAGEEVERHAAGAHLAALGPAALPALMDALRDDASPVTETALLSALRSIGAPGFEPVLDALQDAVPGSHWRALRVFTRLGTSVLDGYLRALAHDDPFVRRAAVSGIKGCGEDALPVAKRLVPLLGDGNREVRQAAVHAFCSWGAAVVPLLQSVRRNGPGSARGGALECLAEIGGEGAISAPDRAALERLVQIKLLDDLPVPLACCFLSWIAVSTGDQAGVTEMLGLTAAYPVPFSTGVHAADCDSHGGLDDDPHDRYRRVFVTPELAGWTLVVGSWCDPSAAEREADVLDACERLSARYGRAQAYWYGAQNDGSAVLVAERGETLRRLAYIPGDDTQHLDLGIPLAYEQERRTALGLPALTAEHLEVDEDDDEWMWELLEIATKLAGELSLDPLSIDAGTPARGIGLLALTEYGRRLGAPYGALRM, from the coding sequence ATGACCGTGCGGCAGTGGGTTCTGGCCCTGTCGGCCGGCGAGGAGGTGGAACGGCACGCTGCTGGAGCCCACCTGGCCGCGCTCGGTCCCGCGGCGCTGCCCGCCCTCATGGACGCACTGCGCGACGACGCTTCCCCGGTGACCGAAACCGCGCTGCTCTCGGCGCTGCGCAGCATCGGCGCCCCGGGCTTCGAACCGGTGCTCGATGCCCTGCAGGACGCGGTGCCGGGATCGCACTGGCGGGCGCTGCGGGTGTTCACGAGGCTGGGAACCTCGGTGCTGGATGGATACCTGCGGGCACTAGCCCACGACGATCCCTTCGTACGCCGGGCAGCGGTCAGCGGCATCAAAGGCTGCGGCGAGGACGCGCTGCCCGTAGCGAAACGGCTGGTTCCGCTGCTGGGCGACGGCAATAGGGAGGTGCGGCAGGCCGCTGTCCACGCCTTCTGTTCGTGGGGAGCAGCCGTTGTGCCGCTGCTGCAGTCGGTACGCCGCAACGGACCTGGTTCGGCGCGCGGGGGTGCCCTGGAGTGTCTGGCGGAGATAGGCGGCGAGGGGGCGATCAGTGCGCCTGACCGAGCAGCGTTGGAGCGTCTTGTCCAGATCAAGCTGCTGGACGACCTACCGGTCCCCCTCGCGTGCTGCTTTCTCTCCTGGATCGCGGTGAGTACCGGCGACCAGGCCGGCGTCACGGAAATGCTCGGCCTGACCGCTGCGTATCCGGTGCCGTTCTCCACCGGCGTCCACGCCGCGGACTGCGACAGCCACGGCGGACTCGACGACGACCCGCACGACCGGTATCGAAGAGTGTTCGTCACGCCCGAACTCGCTGGCTGGACCCTGGTCGTCGGCTCCTGGTGCGACCCCAGCGCAGCTGAGCGCGAGGCTGACGTACTGGACGCGTGCGAACGCCTCAGCGCCCGGTACGGGCGCGCCCAGGCGTACTGGTACGGAGCGCAGAACGACGGCTCGGCCGTCCTGGTCGCCGAGCGCGGCGAGACCCTGCGCCGCCTCGCATACATCCCGGGCGACGATACGCAGCACCTGGACCTCGGGATCCCACTCGCCTACGAGCAAGAGCGCCGGACCGCCCTCGGACTGCCCGCGTTGACAGCGGAGCACTTGGAAGTTGACGAGGACGACGACGAGTGGATGTGGGAACTGCTCGAAATCGCCACCAAACTGGCAGGGGAGCTGAGCCTCGACCCCCTGTCGATCGACGCGGGCACTCCGGCCCGGGGCATCGGCCTGCTGGCCCTCACCGAATACGGCCGCCGCCTCGGCGCTCCGTACGGAGCGCTTCGCATGTGA
- a CDS encoding ATP-binding protein, giving the protein MTGIAKTVQMSTELRKPLTALINRSCVPVGGIFRLDYDSAVVLTDDFKKHEAGGVPRGGFLLAVAGDNTEVGFVLEDQEIILLRVRGTAPLPNESELIQTRLAVVRDAGASGVGFDDVTDVLTRNELQQSAFDCEVLGTFYTETDARDARVEYGADIDNVVVSARYQVFLPSTDVLSWLASYPAPLEAQDALVIGKVRFAATRRKALIAGTDQADVRIDVSDFIGRKTAVFGMTRTGKSNTIKTLVTAVHRYGSEHQRSIGQLVFDPQGEYANVNRQDGTGLRLLGDDDGAVRIYKVDPDLSDAREKTLRINFYDRDVLDAAWSLVSDAAASVNTNYAKSFRAADFTEPDRKDYSAHNRWGWALVAFYGLLAKCGFEATSFAPLRIALAEANATPFLTAHPGAIMPAGKGYYSVGSSGDALALATWAGGHADTFPKWHDENSRFPDIFNVYNYTGVTSAIRTIRAFHGPQSTGDVADLLWKDMLAGRLSIVDLSSGNDLVAKVMSERIVTHLLNCASERFRSDADPVAMQVVVEEAHNLFERGGREVADDPWVRLSKEAAKYRMGLIYATQEVTSVDKRILSNTSNWLIAHLNSDNETRELAHYYDFKVWVPSILRAEDVGFVRMKTYSGKYIVPVQIAKFDHSMVNEARKAAGLAAVDFTDGGE; this is encoded by the coding sequence GTGACAGGGATCGCGAAGACAGTTCAGATGTCTACTGAACTCAGGAAGCCGCTCACAGCGCTGATCAACAGGAGCTGCGTACCCGTCGGTGGCATCTTCCGACTCGACTACGACTCCGCCGTTGTCCTGACTGATGACTTCAAGAAGCACGAGGCTGGTGGCGTACCACGTGGCGGCTTCCTGCTCGCGGTCGCTGGGGACAACACCGAAGTCGGGTTTGTCCTGGAAGATCAGGAGATCATCCTCCTTCGCGTTCGCGGGACTGCGCCGCTCCCCAACGAGTCGGAACTGATCCAGACTCGCCTTGCCGTTGTCCGAGATGCTGGCGCTTCGGGCGTCGGCTTCGATGACGTCACCGACGTCCTCACCCGCAACGAGCTCCAACAGTCTGCCTTCGATTGTGAGGTTCTCGGGACCTTCTACACGGAGACAGATGCTCGCGACGCTCGGGTTGAGTATGGTGCGGATATCGACAACGTCGTCGTTTCCGCGCGATACCAGGTATTTCTGCCATCGACAGATGTGCTGTCTTGGCTCGCTTCCTACCCGGCGCCCTTGGAAGCTCAGGACGCACTTGTTATTGGCAAGGTCAGGTTCGCTGCGACTCGCCGTAAGGCGTTGATCGCGGGCACCGACCAGGCTGACGTTCGAATTGATGTGTCGGATTTCATTGGTCGGAAGACTGCCGTTTTCGGCATGACCAGGACGGGTAAATCCAACACAATCAAGACGCTTGTTACTGCCGTACACCGATATGGCTCAGAGCATCAGCGTTCGATCGGGCAACTGGTCTTCGATCCTCAGGGCGAGTATGCCAACGTCAACCGCCAGGATGGCACCGGCCTACGTCTGCTCGGCGATGACGACGGCGCCGTGCGGATCTACAAGGTTGATCCTGACCTGTCCGACGCGCGAGAGAAGACCTTGCGCATCAACTTCTACGACCGTGACGTACTCGATGCCGCGTGGAGTCTAGTTAGCGATGCGGCCGCTTCGGTCAACACGAACTATGCCAAGAGCTTTCGCGCTGCAGACTTCACTGAGCCTGATCGCAAAGACTACAGCGCCCATAATCGTTGGGGCTGGGCTCTCGTTGCCTTCTATGGCCTCCTCGCAAAATGCGGGTTCGAGGCCACCAGTTTCGCGCCACTCCGAATAGCTCTAGCCGAAGCCAACGCAACACCATTCCTTACCGCACACCCAGGTGCAATCATGCCCGCTGGCAAGGGCTACTATTCGGTGGGCTCCTCGGGTGACGCGCTAGCGCTCGCGACATGGGCCGGTGGGCACGCGGATACCTTCCCTAAGTGGCACGATGAAAACAGTCGATTCCCGGATATATTCAACGTGTACAACTATACCGGCGTGACTTCAGCTATTCGCACAATCCGCGCCTTTCATGGGCCACAGTCAACTGGAGATGTCGCTGATCTCCTATGGAAGGACATGCTCGCTGGCCGGCTGTCCATTGTTGATCTATCGAGCGGAAATGATCTTGTAGCGAAAGTCATGTCGGAGAGGATTGTTACTCACCTCCTCAATTGTGCCAGCGAGCGATTCCGATCGGACGCTGATCCAGTGGCGATGCAGGTCGTTGTCGAAGAGGCGCACAACCTGTTTGAGCGCGGTGGTCGAGAGGTTGCTGACGACCCCTGGGTTCGGCTGTCGAAAGAGGCCGCCAAGTATCGAATGGGTCTTATCTACGCCACTCAGGAGGTGACATCAGTTGATAAGCGAATCCTCTCGAACACTTCAAACTGGCTGATTGCACATCTGAATTCCGATAATGAGACCCGAGAGCTGGCCCACTACTATGACTTCAAGGTCTGGGTGCCGAGCATTCTGCGCGCTGAGGACGTTGGATTTGTTCGCATGAAGACCTATTCAGGCAAGTATATCGTTCCTGTGCAGATCGCCAAATTTGATCATTCGATGGTCAATGAAGCACGCAAGGCTGCTGGTCTCGCAGCTGTTGACTTCACAGACGGCGGCGAGTGA
- a CDS encoding RNaseH domain-containing protein has translation MTQQDREPGKYLNTLAFRCTPELVGDAAVHVRHLDEATWKLWDDFDGQCKKKFKNDAAQAPYSIATTVLGMLSGGYVYFDPDRRAPFLASLHPLDSKLLCRVFTLTYWLALGQEVGTIDLAVPPELAKRIADTTEHRYLLAECLEPTANAQPVAPNWLYRTVSWQLSRHLAATPWAIGDGKTVKLRPDTTGGLVAFDNPWQNEQGGRFALSRTSLKLKTLPNVSSPVLLLDSRVSRISSSLVFSTTALAEHPGENRPLLEVSLNGFGGARTVNRLALAALGRLEMDYSILRTIDDRSKREQKLLAEAKKAKESASFPRDHPGQVWPILGKNFSFPIGTGPGMEHLRLLHQHFTTVFDTTAEPLETREVRMNLPHRPTDPENISKQEYDRRKAERVEHPEPKKLGPIRPRGSLFPTAESLFASVEAAGFKKLRIACLWYRDETRLRMIDTFCKTFGLSPEGLDPHEGEEFSLHGDQITAVFHQAAEFLKPGGPDGRRNALADTGAALRSQDGIIVGAWCETEIPTTADFEGATKADLDNLDAKPQSKHILAELGVPTQYVRGMTATGVLRPKAKDHPAQMALLDLYRSLGIIDDRIANALRPEKAGYPVDRIAHVGIHIRQQNRRKGEYGQPKVVITASALVPPQAADSTWTMLGWSSTRPEWQPYRSAQPAFHASAYPEGTGDKKTYRQRWDDAAETVEGALADLADELDGTPYVITVDELASRRLWDGLQNMRQGGAPADGGSRYWLPGATLSRDDRPQAIIRINTDDEEVPQPVSTARIAKAKAGEPVEGDTATTLYQVTTDFGTPVWILPNVPRAFDGSGSDRLGSKYTRWEAKASVFAEKKEDRRKGEMPQNWYAMTANEIYPLACAAGVSEEALAITTAKLCHQSQFWDGRSRFPVPLHAAKQMDLDHPQYRRTIAPEETPTVEPGVEEETIEEVGPQK, from the coding sequence ATGACCCAGCAGGACCGCGAACCCGGCAAGTACCTGAACACGCTCGCCTTCCGCTGCACCCCCGAGCTGGTCGGCGATGCCGCGGTCCACGTGCGGCACCTCGACGAGGCCACCTGGAAGCTCTGGGACGACTTCGATGGGCAGTGCAAGAAGAAGTTCAAGAACGACGCGGCCCAGGCGCCGTACTCCATCGCCACCACCGTGCTCGGGATGCTCAGCGGGGGCTACGTCTACTTCGACCCGGACCGCCGCGCGCCATTCCTCGCCTCGCTTCACCCTCTCGACAGCAAGCTGCTCTGCCGCGTCTTCACCCTGACGTATTGGCTGGCTCTGGGCCAGGAGGTCGGCACCATCGACCTCGCGGTTCCACCGGAACTGGCCAAGCGCATTGCCGACACAACGGAGCACAGGTACCTTCTGGCCGAGTGTCTTGAGCCCACTGCCAACGCTCAGCCCGTTGCTCCCAACTGGCTCTACCGGACAGTATCCTGGCAACTCTCCCGACACCTCGCGGCAACGCCTTGGGCCATCGGGGACGGCAAGACCGTCAAGCTGCGGCCCGACACCACGGGCGGCTTGGTCGCCTTCGACAATCCCTGGCAGAACGAGCAGGGGGGACGCTTCGCGCTCTCTCGCACTTCGCTGAAGCTCAAGACCCTGCCGAATGTTTCCAGCCCTGTGCTGTTGTTGGACTCCCGGGTGAGCCGCATCTCCTCCTCGCTGGTCTTCTCCACCACCGCCCTCGCCGAGCACCCCGGCGAAAACCGCCCCCTTCTGGAGGTCAGCCTCAACGGCTTCGGAGGTGCCCGCACCGTCAACCGCTTGGCCCTTGCGGCCCTTGGCCGGCTGGAAATGGACTACTCCATCCTCCGCACCATCGACGACCGGTCCAAGCGAGAGCAGAAGCTGCTCGCCGAAGCGAAGAAGGCGAAGGAAAGCGCCTCCTTCCCCCGTGACCACCCCGGTCAGGTCTGGCCCATCCTGGGCAAGAACTTCTCGTTCCCCATTGGCACCGGCCCTGGCATGGAGCACCTCAGGCTTCTGCACCAGCACTTCACCACGGTGTTCGACACAACCGCCGAGCCGCTGGAGACGCGAGAAGTACGCATGAACCTCCCGCACCGGCCGACCGACCCAGAGAACATCTCCAAGCAAGAATACGACCGCCGGAAGGCGGAGCGTGTGGAGCATCCCGAGCCGAAGAAGCTGGGTCCGATCCGCCCGCGCGGCAGCCTGTTCCCCACCGCAGAGTCACTCTTCGCGTCCGTCGAGGCTGCGGGCTTCAAGAAGCTGCGTATTGCCTGCCTTTGGTACCGGGATGAGACCCGCCTTCGCATGATCGATACGTTCTGCAAGACCTTCGGCCTCTCCCCCGAGGGCTTGGACCCGCACGAGGGCGAAGAGTTCAGCCTCCACGGCGACCAGATCACCGCCGTGTTCCACCAGGCCGCAGAGTTCCTCAAGCCCGGAGGGCCGGACGGTCGGAGGAACGCGCTGGCAGACACGGGGGCGGCGCTACGTTCCCAGGACGGGATCATCGTCGGCGCTTGGTGCGAGACTGAGATTCCCACCACCGCTGACTTTGAGGGGGCCACCAAGGCAGACCTCGACAACCTCGACGCCAAGCCCCAGAGCAAGCACATCCTCGCGGAACTCGGTGTCCCCACCCAATACGTTCGGGGTATGACTGCGACTGGTGTCCTCAGGCCCAAGGCCAAGGACCACCCCGCGCAGATGGCTCTTCTCGACCTCTACCGCTCGCTCGGCATCATCGATGACCGCATCGCCAACGCGCTCCGGCCAGAGAAAGCAGGCTATCCGGTAGACCGGATCGCACACGTCGGTATCCACATCCGGCAGCAGAACCGCCGCAAGGGTGAGTATGGCCAGCCCAAGGTGGTCATCACCGCATCTGCTCTGGTTCCGCCGCAAGCGGCCGACAGCACTTGGACCATGCTCGGCTGGAGTTCCACCCGGCCTGAGTGGCAGCCCTATCGCTCCGCCCAGCCGGCATTCCATGCCAGCGCCTATCCGGAGGGAACCGGCGATAAGAAGACCTACCGGCAGCGCTGGGACGACGCGGCAGAGACCGTGGAGGGTGCCCTTGCTGATCTCGCCGATGAACTGGACGGCACCCCGTACGTCATCACTGTGGACGAGCTCGCCTCGCGGCGGCTGTGGGACGGATTGCAGAACATGCGGCAGGGCGGCGCGCCGGCAGACGGCGGAAGCCGCTACTGGCTCCCCGGCGCCACTCTGAGCCGCGACGACCGGCCCCAAGCCATCATCCGCATCAACACCGACGACGAGGAGGTGCCGCAGCCAGTGAGCACCGCTCGTATCGCCAAGGCCAAGGCGGGCGAGCCGGTCGAGGGGGACACCGCGACCACGCTCTACCAGGTCACCACTGACTTCGGCACGCCGGTGTGGATCCTCCCCAACGTCCCGCGGGCCTTCGACGGGAGCGGGTCGGACCGACTGGGTTCGAAGTACACGCGCTGGGAGGCCAAGGCTTCGGTCTTCGCCGAGAAGAAGGAAGACCGGCGGAAAGGGGAGATGCCGCAGAACTGGTACGCCATGACAGCTAACGAGATCTATCCGCTCGCCTGCGCCGCCGGAGTATCCGAGGAGGCCCTTGCCATCACCACGGCGAAGCTCTGCCACCAGAGCCAGTTCTGGGACGGCCGCTCCCGCTTCCCAGTCCCCCTGCACGCCGCCAAGCAGATGGACCTCGACCACCCGCAGTACCGACGCACCATCGCGCCGGAGGAGACGCCGACCGTGGAGCCCGGCGTGGAAGAGGAGACCATCGAGGAAGTCGGGCCGCAGAAATAG